Sequence from the Corallococcus sp. EGB genome:
TTGCAGTTCGACCGTGAGTCCTTCCGGTGCCGTCACACGCTCCTGGGCCATCCCGCGCTGGAGTTGGAGAACCTGGCGGGCGTGGTGCAGCGGCTGCCCTCGGACAACGTGTTCTTCAGCTCCGGCCTCTTGCCCAAGGACGCGGACTTCGACCGCGCGCACGTGGACTACCGCACCGGCCTGTCGTTGAAGGACACCGTGGAGAACATGATGACGAGCAACTCGTACATCATGCTGCGCGCGCCGGAGCAGGACCCCAGCTTCCACGAGCTGTACCGCGCGCTCCTGTCGGAGGTGGAGGACCTGATGCGCGCGCAGGGCGTGGGAAGTCGCGCCGTGGATCCGATGCTGTATCTCTTCATCGCGTCCCCCGGCAGCGTCACGCCCTTCCACCTGGACCGCTACTCCACGCTGCTGCTGCAGTTCCGGGGCAGCAAGGCGGTGCACATCTCGAAGGCGTGGGATGAGCAGGTGGTCCCCGCGCCGGACCTGGAGGCGTTCGTCGCGCGCTCGGGTTCCAAGGTGAGCTATCGCGAGACCTTCGACGCGACGGCGACGCGCTATGCCTTCGGGCCCGGGGACGCGCTGCACATCCCCTTCGTGGCGCCGCACTACGTGAAGAACGGCACGGGGGATGTCTCCGTGTCGCTGTCCATCATCTTCAACACCCGCGAGACGGCCCGGCACCTGCGCGCGCTGCGCGCCAACCACGTGCTGCGCAAGCACCTGGGGCCGCTGGGTTACCGGCCTACGCCGGTGAACCGCTTCCTGCCGTTGGACCACATGAAGAGCGGCGTGGAGCGCGTGGTGCGCCGCGCTCGGGGCCTGCTGCCCGCCTGAGCGCCTATGGGCAGAGAGGAGCGCGGGGAGGCTGGGCCGGATCCCAGTTGGCCACGTCCGGAGGCGGCGGGATTTCCAGCACCGAACCGCCGTAGGGGGCGCCCAGCTTCGCGCCCACGTCGTACTGGACGAAGCCATCCCGGTAGCGGCGGAGCAGGGGAACGAAGTGGGTGGAGACCTCCGGGCCCACGTGCGGCCGCAGGGGGATGCCGTCCACGTCGTAGAGGCGCGGCGAGCCCTCGGCGCAGCACGACCCACTGTTCAAGTGGACGCAGACGCGCGGCGGTGACGCGCTGGCGAGCACCGCGTCGCCTTTGACGCTGACGATGGTTCCTTCGGGGAGCGCCATCGCCTGTTCCACGGACAGAGCGCGCGGGGCGCTCTCGAACGGCTCCTGGCTCCAGGAGGGAAGGGGGGCATGGGGGATCCGCCGCCAGGTGCCTTCGCTGGGCGCACCCACGCGGATGCGCGCGGGCTCGCCTT
This genomic interval carries:
- a CDS encoding JmjC domain-containing protein is translated as MKRIFESVGSPLQFDRESFRCRHTLLGHPALELENLAGVVQRLPSDNVFFSSGLLPKDADFDRAHVDYRTGLSLKDTVENMMTSNSYIMLRAPEQDPSFHELYRALLSEVEDLMRAQGVGSRAVDPMLYLFIASPGSVTPFHLDRYSTLLLQFRGSKAVHISKAWDEQVVPAPDLEAFVARSGSKVSYRETFDATATRYAFGPGDALHIPFVAPHYVKNGTGDVSVSLSIIFNTRETARHLRALRANHVLRKHLGPLGYRPTPVNRFLPLDHMKSGVERVVRRARGLLPA